In the Quercus lobata isolate SW786 chromosome 5, ValleyOak3.0 Primary Assembly, whole genome shotgun sequence genome, one interval contains:
- the LOC115991067 gene encoding uncharacterized protein LOC115991067 produces the protein MALWVIELSEFDIQYCPWMAIEGQAVADFITGFTLGEGHMEEEKEQWKVGLTSYRVECYDKDKNKEAIRLQLDLVDEVRAATEQSLAHYQNLMAKHYNNKVRHRDFRVGDLVLRRVMGAAKDPSQGKLGPNWEGPYRIASWQRKGTYHLETMDGQKLQHPWNTEHLRKYYQ, from the exons ATGGCTTTGTGGGTAATAGAGTTGAGCGAATTTGACATCCAGTACTGCCCGTGGATGGCCATAGAAGGGCAGGCAGTAGCTGACTTCATCACCGGGTTCACTCTTGGGGAAGGCCAtatggaggaagagaaagaacaaTGGA AAGTGGGACTCACGAGCTACCGGGTGGAGTGCTACGACAAGGATAAGAACAAAGAGGCTATACGCCTACAACTCGACCTAGTGGACGAAGTCAGGGCGGCAACAGAGCAAAGTTTGGCGCATTATCAGAATCTCATGGCAAAACACTACAACAACAAGGTGAGGCATAGAGACTTCCGAGTCGGGGATCTTGTATTGCGGAGAGTAATGGGTGCCGCTAAAGATCCTTCACaaggaaaactcggccccaactgggaaggaccttataggaTCGCGTCATGGCAAAGAAAGGGAACCTACCACCTCGAGACAATGGACGGGCAAAAGCTACAACACCCTTGGAACACGGAGCATCTACGGAAATACTACCAATAG